The genomic DNA GACGACCGGCGCATGGTCTCGGCTGTGCTTTACCTCAATGAAGACTGGCAGCCGCAGGATGGTGGCCAGTTGCGCATGTTCCTGGCTGACGCTGTCGAGCATGACGTGCAGCCCGTTGCCGGCTGTCTGGTGGTGTTTCTATCGGGTGAAGTGCCTCACGAAGTCTTGCCAGCGGGGCGTGAGCGGCTTTCGTTGACGGGTTGGTTCCGGCGCCGTGGCAATGACCCGTTCTGACCCGCCCAAGGTGCTGGTCAGCGCCTGCCTGCTGGGACAGCCGGTGCGTTATGACGGGCGGGCCAGCGGCCATCCTGATCTGTTGCAGCGCTGGCAGGCTGAAGGGCGTGTAGTGCCGTTGTGCCCGGAGGTGGCCGGCGGCCTGCCCACACCGCGCCCGCCCGCGGAGATCCCGGGCGGGCAGGGCGGCGAGGTGCTCGACGGGGCGGCGCAGGTGCTGACGGTGAATGGCGAGGACGTAAGCGCGGCCTTTCTTGCCGGTGCCCAGCAGGCGCTGGCGCTGGTGCGTCGGCATGGCATCCGGGTGGCTGTGCTTAAGGCGGGCAGCCCTTCGTGTGGCAACCGCTTGACCTACGATGGCACGTTCGCTGGGGTGAAGGTGCCAGGGCAGGGGGTGACCACCGCACTGCTGCGGCGGGAGGGAGTGCTGGTGTTCAGTGAGCTGGAGCTGGAAGAGGCCCAGCGAACGCTGGCTGGGTTGTCAGCGTAGTTTGGTGCTGGCCCTTTCGCGAGGTTACCCGCGAAAAAGCTGGTGCAGGCAATAAGTGACTCACTGCCCGGTAGCCGTCTCCGGCACACCCTTGAACCACTTCTGCTCAAGCTCCGCTGTACGGCCGCTGTCCTTGAGGCGCTGCAGCGCGTTGTTCACC from Pseudomonas putida includes the following:
- a CDS encoding DUF523 domain-containing protein, whose translation is MTRSDPPKVLVSACLLGQPVRYDGRASGHPDLLQRWQAEGRVVPLCPEVAGGLPTPRPPAEIPGGQGGEVLDGAAQVLTVNGEDVSAAFLAGAQQALALVRRHGIRVAVLKAGSPSCGNRLTYDGTFAGVKVPGQGVTTALLRREGVLVFSELELEEAQRTLAGLSA